The genomic segment GACTCCGGAATATTGGCAGCAATTAAAGCGGGGGCTGGAGGAAAGCATTGCGGAACTGGAAAACCGGGTCCGTGAGAATCAGTCGCGCTTGAACCTGCTGCATACCCAGCACCTGAACCAGGACCTGCCGCTTGAAAAACAGCGCATAAAGACGGAATTGGACGAGTTAAGGAAACGCAATGAGCTAGAAGCGCAACGGTTGAGTCAACTGAAACTGGAATTGGAAGAGTTGTATGAGCGGGCTCGCAAAGCAGGTGTTCCCCCCGGCTGGCTGCGCTGACGAACCGGGAATTGTTTTGGTCTTATTCAGATCAGGAGTACAGTTGCCATGCATCCGGTAATTGAATGGAAAGACAACCAGGTCCTCATGCTGGATCAGCGACTTTTGCCCTTGGAAGAGAAAGTGGTGGTGCATCGCCACTACAGCGAGGTGGCCGACAGCATCCGCCACATGGTGATTCGTGGTGCGCCGGCCATTGGCGTGGCGGCTGCCATGGGTGTAGCCCTGGGTGTGGTAAATACCGGTCGTGATGTGGATTCCCAGTTTACCCGGATTATCGACACACTTGCCGCCACCCGTCCGACTGCGGTCAACCTGTTCTGGGCGCTGGAACGCATGCAGAAAGTGTACCAGTTACATCGGAAGGATAACGATGGTCTCGCGGCAATCATGATCCACGAGGCCCGGGCCATGGATCGGGAAGACGTGGCCATAAACCGGCGCCTGGGTGCCCGGGGCGCGGACCTGCTGAAGAACGGGGACCGGGTGTTGACCCATTGCAATGCCGGCGCGCTGGCCACGGCGGGTTACGGCACCGCGCTTGGGGTAATCCGAGCCGCGGTTGAACAAGGAAAACTGATCCGGGTTGTGGCGGACGAAACCCGCCCCTTTCTCCAGGGGGCAAGGCTGACCACATGGGAATTGATGCGTGACGGCATTCCCGTGACCCTGATTACGGACAGTACGGCCG from the Candidatus Aminicenantes bacterium genome contains:
- the mtnA gene encoding S-methyl-5-thioribose-1-phosphate isomerase; protein product: MHPVIEWKDNQVLMLDQRLLPLEEKVVVHRHYSEVADSIRHMVIRGAPAIGVAAAMGVALGVVNTGRDVDSQFTRIIDTLAATRPTAVNLFWALERMQKVYQLHRKDNDGLAAIMIHEARAMDREDVAINRRLGARGADLLKNGDRVLTHCNAGALATAGYGTALGVIRAAVEQGKLIRVVADETRPFLQGARLTTWELMRDGIPVTLITDSTAGSLMRNGAIDAVIVGADRIARNGDVANKIGTYSVAVLARHHGVPFYVAAPMSTVDPKVSHGEEIPIEERDADEVRTFRHVRVANENVPVFNPAFDVTPHELVSAIITEKGVARGDLSTALEGWLTE